One region of Strigops habroptila isolate Jane chromosome 11, bStrHab1.2.pri, whole genome shotgun sequence genomic DNA includes:
- the ALAS1 gene encoding 5-aminolevulinate synthase, nonspecific, mitochondrial isoform X2 translates to MEAVVRRCPFLARVSQAFLQKAGPSLLLYAQHCPRMMEAAPRALATSAARGQQAEEETPAARREAKNTKEVAQQNTDGAQPPTGHPAAGTSQGSATKCPFLAAQMNHKNSNVFCKASLELQEDVQDMQVDRKGTEFAKIPTASTVRNTKTEGEEQSGLLKKFKDIVLKQRPESVSHLLQDNLPKSVSTFQYDQFFEKKIDEKKKDHTYRVFKTVNRKAQIFPMADDYTDSLITKKEVSVWCSNDYLGMSRHPRVCGAVMDTLKQHGAGAGGTRNISGTSKFHVDLEKELADLHGKDAALLFSSCFVANDSTLFTLAKMLPGCEIYSDAGNHASMIQGIRNSRVPKHIFRHNDVDHLQELLKKSDPSTPKIVAFETVHSMDGAVCPLEELCDVAHEHGAITFVDEVHAVGLYGSRGGGIGDRDGIMHKMDIISGTLGKAFGCVGGYISSTSSLIDTVRSYAAGFIFTTSLPPMLLAGALESVRTLKSAEGQVLRRQHQRNVKLMRQMLMDAGLPVVHCPSHIIPVRVADAAKNTEICDKLMSQHSIYVQAINYPTVPRGEELLRIAPTPHHTPQMMNYFLEKLLATWKDVGLELKPHSSAECNFCRRPLHFEVMSERERSYFSGMSKLVSVSA, encoded by the exons ATGGAGGCGGTGGTGCGGCGCTGCCCGTTCCTGGCCCGCGTCTCTCAGGCCTTCCTGCAGAAAGCCGGGCCCTCCCTGCTCCTGTACGCACAGCACTGCCCCCGCATGATGGAGGCGGCCCCCCGCGCCCTGGCCACGTCCGCCGCCCGCGGGCAGCAGGCGGAGGAGGAGACCCCCGCGGCCCGCAGGG AGGCCAAAAACACCAAAGAGGTGGCCCAGCAGAATACAGATGGAGCCCAGCCACCCACTGGCCACCCTGCTGCTGGTACTAGCCAGGGCTCTGCTACCAAATGCCCATTCCTGGCAGCTCAGATGAATCACAAGAACAGTAATGTTTTCTGCAAAGCCAGCCTCGAGCTCCAGGAGGATGTGCAGGACATGCAGGTGGACAGGAAAG GTACAGAATTTGCCAAAATACCAACTGCTTCCACAGTGAGGAACACCAAGACTGAGGGAGAAGAGCAGAGTGGCTTGCTCAAGAAGTTTAAGGATATTGTCTTGAAACAAAGACCTGAAAGCGTGTCTCATCTGCTTCAGGATAACTTGCCAAAAT CCGTATCCACCTTCCAGTATGATCAGTTCTTTGAGAAAAAGATAGATGAAAAGAAGAAGGATCACACCTACCGAGTGTTCAAAACAGTGAACCGAAAGGCACAGATCTTTCCCATGGCAGATGACTACACTGATTCTCTGATCACCAAAAAAGAGGTGTCTGTCTGGTGCAGCAATGATTACCTGGGGATGAGTCGTCACCCTCGTGTGTGTGGCGCAGTTAT GGATACACTGAAACAAcatggtgctggagcaggaggcacaagaaatatttcaggaacGAGTAAATTTCATGTTGATTTGGAAAAAGAACTAGCTGATCTTCATGGAAAAGATGCAGCACTGTTATTCTCGTCATGCTTTGTAGCCAATGACTCCACTCTCTTCACTCTAGCTAAAATGCTGCCAG GCTGTGAGATCTACTCTGATGCTGGAAACCATGCCTCCATGATCCAGGGGATCCGGAACAGCAGGGTGCCAAAACACATATTTCGCCATAATGATGTTGACCATCTCCAAGAACTATTGAAGAAGTCTGATCCATCTACCCCAAAAATTGTTGCATTCGAAACTGTTCACTCAATGGATG GTGCAGTCTGTCCTCTGGAAGAGCTGTGTGATGTGGCCCATGAGCATGGAGCAATCACTTTTGTGGATGAAGTGCATGCTGTGGGGTTGTATGGATCTCGAGGCGGTGGTATAGGAGACCGGGACGGAATCATGCACAAGATGGACATCATCTCTGGAACGCTTG gcAAAGCATTTGGTTGTGTAGGAGGCTACATCTCTAGTACAAGTTCTCTGATAGACACTGTTCGTTCATATGCTGCTGGCTTTATCTTCACAACGTCCCTGCCACCCATGCTCTTAGCTGGTGCCCTAGAATCTGTCCGAACCCTAAAGAGTGCAGAAGGACAAGTTCTGAGGCGCCAGCACCAACGCAACGTGAAGCTTATGAGGCAGATGCTGATGGATGCGGGGCTTCCTGTGGTGCACTGCCCCAGCCACATCATTCCAGTGAGG GTTGCAGATGCTGCTAAAAATACAGAGATCTGTGACAAGCTGATGAGCCAGCATAGCATCTATGTCCAAGCAATCAACTACCCGACAGTTCCCCGTGGAGAAGAGCTACTGCGTATTGCCCCTACGCCTCACCACACCCCTCAGatgatgaattattttcttg AAAAACTGCTGGCTACATGGAAAGACGTTGGTCTGGAGCTGAAGCCACATTCATCAGCTGAATGCAACTTCTGTAGAAGACCCCTACATTTTGAAGTGATGAGTGAACGGGAAAGATCCTATTTCAGTGGCATGAGCAAACTAGTATCTGTCAGTGCATGA
- the ALAS1 gene encoding 5-aminolevulinate synthase, nonspecific, mitochondrial isoform X1: MEAVVRRCPFLARVSQAFLQKAGPSLLLYAQHCPRMMEAAPRALATSAARGQQAEEETPAARRALGRSRGLQQRKDWWLKMAEFLKRRSSFWEGRREDFFPSKEAKNTKEVAQQNTDGAQPPTGHPAAGTSQGSATKCPFLAAQMNHKNSNVFCKASLELQEDVQDMQVDRKGTEFAKIPTASTVRNTKTEGEEQSGLLKKFKDIVLKQRPESVSHLLQDNLPKSVSTFQYDQFFEKKIDEKKKDHTYRVFKTVNRKAQIFPMADDYTDSLITKKEVSVWCSNDYLGMSRHPRVCGAVMDTLKQHGAGAGGTRNISGTSKFHVDLEKELADLHGKDAALLFSSCFVANDSTLFTLAKMLPGCEIYSDAGNHASMIQGIRNSRVPKHIFRHNDVDHLQELLKKSDPSTPKIVAFETVHSMDGAVCPLEELCDVAHEHGAITFVDEVHAVGLYGSRGGGIGDRDGIMHKMDIISGTLGKAFGCVGGYISSTSSLIDTVRSYAAGFIFTTSLPPMLLAGALESVRTLKSAEGQVLRRQHQRNVKLMRQMLMDAGLPVVHCPSHIIPVRVADAAKNTEICDKLMSQHSIYVQAINYPTVPRGEELLRIAPTPHHTPQMMNYFLEKLLATWKDVGLELKPHSSAECNFCRRPLHFEVMSERERSYFSGMSKLVSVSA, translated from the exons ATGGAGGCGGTGGTGCGGCGCTGCCCGTTCCTGGCCCGCGTCTCTCAGGCCTTCCTGCAGAAAGCCGGGCCCTCCCTGCTCCTGTACGCACAGCACTGCCCCCGCATGATGGAGGCGGCCCCCCGCGCCCTGGCCACGTCCGCCGCCCGCGGGCAGCAGGCGGAGGAGGAGACCCCCGCGGCCCGCAGGG CACTCGGAAGAAGCAGGGgcttgcagcagaggaaggactGGTGGCTGAAAATGGCTGAATTCCTCAAAAGAAGGTCTTCCttctgggaaggaaggagagaggattttttcccctcaaagg AGGCCAAAAACACCAAAGAGGTGGCCCAGCAGAATACAGATGGAGCCCAGCCACCCACTGGCCACCCTGCTGCTGGTACTAGCCAGGGCTCTGCTACCAAATGCCCATTCCTGGCAGCTCAGATGAATCACAAGAACAGTAATGTTTTCTGCAAAGCCAGCCTCGAGCTCCAGGAGGATGTGCAGGACATGCAGGTGGACAGGAAAG GTACAGAATTTGCCAAAATACCAACTGCTTCCACAGTGAGGAACACCAAGACTGAGGGAGAAGAGCAGAGTGGCTTGCTCAAGAAGTTTAAGGATATTGTCTTGAAACAAAGACCTGAAAGCGTGTCTCATCTGCTTCAGGATAACTTGCCAAAAT CCGTATCCACCTTCCAGTATGATCAGTTCTTTGAGAAAAAGATAGATGAAAAGAAGAAGGATCACACCTACCGAGTGTTCAAAACAGTGAACCGAAAGGCACAGATCTTTCCCATGGCAGATGACTACACTGATTCTCTGATCACCAAAAAAGAGGTGTCTGTCTGGTGCAGCAATGATTACCTGGGGATGAGTCGTCACCCTCGTGTGTGTGGCGCAGTTAT GGATACACTGAAACAAcatggtgctggagcaggaggcacaagaaatatttcaggaacGAGTAAATTTCATGTTGATTTGGAAAAAGAACTAGCTGATCTTCATGGAAAAGATGCAGCACTGTTATTCTCGTCATGCTTTGTAGCCAATGACTCCACTCTCTTCACTCTAGCTAAAATGCTGCCAG GCTGTGAGATCTACTCTGATGCTGGAAACCATGCCTCCATGATCCAGGGGATCCGGAACAGCAGGGTGCCAAAACACATATTTCGCCATAATGATGTTGACCATCTCCAAGAACTATTGAAGAAGTCTGATCCATCTACCCCAAAAATTGTTGCATTCGAAACTGTTCACTCAATGGATG GTGCAGTCTGTCCTCTGGAAGAGCTGTGTGATGTGGCCCATGAGCATGGAGCAATCACTTTTGTGGATGAAGTGCATGCTGTGGGGTTGTATGGATCTCGAGGCGGTGGTATAGGAGACCGGGACGGAATCATGCACAAGATGGACATCATCTCTGGAACGCTTG gcAAAGCATTTGGTTGTGTAGGAGGCTACATCTCTAGTACAAGTTCTCTGATAGACACTGTTCGTTCATATGCTGCTGGCTTTATCTTCACAACGTCCCTGCCACCCATGCTCTTAGCTGGTGCCCTAGAATCTGTCCGAACCCTAAAGAGTGCAGAAGGACAAGTTCTGAGGCGCCAGCACCAACGCAACGTGAAGCTTATGAGGCAGATGCTGATGGATGCGGGGCTTCCTGTGGTGCACTGCCCCAGCCACATCATTCCAGTGAGG GTTGCAGATGCTGCTAAAAATACAGAGATCTGTGACAAGCTGATGAGCCAGCATAGCATCTATGTCCAAGCAATCAACTACCCGACAGTTCCCCGTGGAGAAGAGCTACTGCGTATTGCCCCTACGCCTCACCACACCCCTCAGatgatgaattattttcttg AAAAACTGCTGGCTACATGGAAAGACGTTGGTCTGGAGCTGAAGCCACATTCATCAGCTGAATGCAACTTCTGTAGAAGACCCCTACATTTTGAAGTGATGAGTGAACGGGAAAGATCCTATTTCAGTGGCATGAGCAAACTAGTATCTGTCAGTGCATGA